The following coding sequences lie in one Glycine soja cultivar W05 chromosome 16, ASM419377v2, whole genome shotgun sequence genomic window:
- the LOC114389117 gene encoding miraculin-like, translated as MKMTLIALLLLVALSTKALLGAAGPAPEQVLDTSGKMVRARTSYYIVPASPDVGGLAMASTGEDCPLDVVAVDGYQGQPLIFTPVNVNKGVIRVSTDLNIYFPIDTSCPLTKAWKLKDYDNSTSQWFVTTGGDFGNPGSQTLANWFKIEKYEDAYKLVYCPSVCKDCSYPCSDIGIYQDQYGKRLALSSEPYRVKFQRAY; from the coding sequence atgaaGATGACTTTGATAGCATTGCTCCTTTTGGTTGCCTTGAGCACCAAGGCACTACTTGGTGCAGCTGGTCCTGCACCTGAGCAAGTGCTGGACACATCAGGGAAGATGGTTCGAGCTCGTACAAGTTACTACATCGTTCCTGCTTCCCCCGATGTAGGTGGCCTTGCTATGGCAAGCACAGGTGAAGATTGCCCACTTGATGTTGTAGCTGTTGATGGTTATCAAGGCCAGCCTTTGATCTTTACACCTGTTAATGTTAACAAAGGTGTCATTCGTGTTTCCACTGATCTCAACATCTATTTCCCCATTGACACAAGTTGTCCACTCACCAAAGCGTGGAAGCTTAAGGACTATGATAATTCAACATCACAGTGGTTTGTCACTACTGGTGGTGATTTCGGCAACCCCGGTTCGCAAACCCTGGCGAATTGGTTCAAGATTGAGAAGTATGAGGATGCTTACAAGTTGGTGTACTGTCCAAGTGTGTGCAAGGATTGCAGTTATCCATGCAGTGACATTGGAATATACCAGGATCAATATGGCAAGCGTCTTGCTCTAAGTTCTGAACCATACAGAGTGAAGTTCCAGCGGGCTTATTGA
- the LOC114389086 gene encoding miraculin-like, producing MKMTLVTLVLVFALITKALAGPASEPVLDALGKKVRADSIYYIVPASSDIGGLASARTDVDCPLDVVAVDGDLGLPLSFTPVNDKKGIIRVSTDLNIYFTSYTIFCPQTTVWKLKDYDDSTSQWFVTTGGELGHPSSQTVANWFKIEKYEDAYKLVYCPSVCSDCNHQCSDIGIYQDQYGKRLALSSEPYKVQFERCWACE from the coding sequence ATGAAGATGACATTGGTAACATTGGTCCTTGTGTTTGCCTTGATCACAAAGGCACTAGCTGGTCCTGCATCCGAGCCAGTGCTGGACGCATTGGGGAAGAAAGTTCGAGCTGATTCGATTTACTACATCGTTCCGGCTTCCTCCGATATCGGTGGCCTTGCTTCGGCAAGAACCGATGTAGATTGTCCACTTGATGTTGTAGCTGTTGATGGTGACTTAGGTCTGCCTTTGAGCTTCACACCTGTTAATGATAAGAAAGGTATTATTCGTGTTTCCACTGATCTCAACATATACTTCACCAGCTACACAATATTCTGTCCACAGACCACAGTGTGGAAGCTTAAGGACTATGATGATTCAACATCACAGTGGTTTGTGACCACTGGTGGTGAATTGGGCCACCCCAGTTCGCAAACCGTGGCGAATTGGTTCAAGATTGAGAAGTACGAGGATGCTTACAAGTTGGTGTATTGTCCAAGTGTGTGCAGTGATTGTAATCATCAATGCAGTGATATTGGAATATACCAGGATCAATATGGTAAGCGTCTTGCTCTAAGTTCTGAGCCATACAAAGTGCAGTTTGAGCGATGTTGGGCATGTGAATGA
- the LOC114390121 gene encoding TMV resistance protein N-like isoform X1, which produces MALGSCSSSFNYDVFLSFRGADTRHGFTGNLYKALDDRGIYTFIDDEELQSGEEITPALLKAIQESRIAITVLSINYASSSFCLDELAYILECFKSKNLLVVPVFYNVDPSDVRHQKGSYGEALAKHQERFNHNMEKLEYWKKALHQVANLSGFHFKHGEGYEYEFIGRIVELVSSKINHAPLPVADYPIGLESRLLEVTKLLDVESDDGVYMIGIHGIGGIGKSTLAIAVYNLIACHFDGSCFLKDLREKSNKKGLQHLQSILLREILGEKEINLASVEQGASIIQHRLQRKKVLLILDDVDKHEQLQAIVGRPCWFGPGSRVIITTRDKQLLASHGVKRTYEVELLNENNALQLLTWKSFKTEKVDPSYKEVLNDVVIYASGLPLALEVIGSNLFGKSIEEWKSAIKQYKRIPGIQILEILKVSFDALEEEQKNVFLDIACCFNRYDLTKVEDILRAHYGDCMKYHIGVLVEKSLIKKKFSWYGRVPRVTMHDLIEDMGKEIVRQESPKEPEKRSRLWLPEDIIHVLEDNRGTSEIEIICLDFPSFDKEEIVVELNTKAFKKMKNLKTLIIRNGKFSKGPKYLPNNLRVLEWWRYPSHCLPSDFHPKKLAICKLPFSCISSFELDGLWKVSLKSTFSTSCYLINSLLRLFILFLFLFCFCFFFFWQMFVNLRILNFDRCEGLTQIPDVSGLPNLEEFSFECCFNLITVHNSIGFLDKLKILNAFRCKRLRSFPPIKLTSLEKLNLSFCYSLESFPKILGKMENIRQLCLSESSITELPFSFQNLAGLRGLELLFLSPHTIFKVPSSIVLMPELTVIRALGLKGWQWLKQEEGEEKTGSIVSSMVEMLTVSSCNLCDEFFSIDFTWFAHMKELCLSKNNFTILPECIKECQFLRKLDVCGCKHLREIRGIPPNLKHFFAINCKSLTSSSIRKFLNQELHEAGNTVFCLPGKRIPEWFDQQSRGPSISFWFRNKFPDMVLCLIVAPIRSQFFRPEVFINGNECSPYSCYFQKGMHHAYLCDLREIEFRNSPYEVPFENGWNHVNVTCPRCIDTYIYPVKMGIHIFKQEHAMEDVRFTDPFIARENQTMM; this is translated from the exons ATGGCTTTGGGATCATGTTCCTCTTCCTTCAactatgatgttttcctcaGCTTCAGAGGCGCAGACACACGACATGGTTTTACCGGAAATCTTTACAAAGCTCTTGATGACAGGGGAATCTACACTTTCATTGATGATGAGGAGCTCCAGAGTGGAGAGGAAATAACACCAGCACTTCTGAAGGCAATTCAAGAGTCCAGGATTGCCATCACTGTGCTCTCTATAAATTATGCTTCTTCCTCATTTTGCTTAGATGAACTTGCCTACATTCTTGAGTGCTTTAAGAGCAAAAATCTGTTGGTTGTGCCAGTCTTTTATAACGTGGATCCTTCTGATGTCAGACACCAGAAAGGTAGTTATGGAGAAGCATTGGCTAAGCATCAGGAAAGGTTCAACCACAACATGGAGAAGTTGGAGTATTGGAAGAAGGCTCTGCATCAAGTAGCTAACTTGTCTGGCTTTCATTTCAAACACGG AGAAGGGTATGAATATGAGTTTATTGGGAGGATTGTTGAGTTGGTCTCCAGCAAGATCAATCATGCTCCTTTGCCTGTTGCGGATTACCCGATTGGACTAGAATCAAGATTACTAGAAGTAACAAAGCTTTTGGATGTTGAATCTGATGATGGTGTCTACATGATAGGGATCCATGGAATTGGTGGGATAGGAAAATCAACACTTGCTATAGCAGTTTATAATTTGATTGCTTGCCATTTTGATGGTTCATGTTTTCTTAaagatttgagagaaaaatcaaacaagaagGGGTTACAACACCTCCAGAGCATCCTTCTTCGGGAAATACTTGGAGAGAAGGAAATCAACTTAGCAAGTGTTGAACAAGGAGCTTCAATTATACAACATAGGCTTCAGCGAAAGAAGGTTCTCTTGATTTTAGATGATGTTGACAAGCATGAACAATTACAGGCTATTGTTGGAAGACCTTGTTGGTTTGGTCCAGGCAGTAGAGTCATCATCACCACTCGGGACAAACAACTGCTAGCATCTCATGGGGTTAAAAGAACATATGAAGTGGAACTATTGAATGAGAACAATGCTCTTCAATTGCTTACATGGAAATCTTTTAAAACCGAAAAGGTTGATCCAAGTTATAAGGAGGTCTTGAATGATGTAGTAATTTATGCTTCTGGCCTTCCATTAGCTTTGGAAGTGATAGGTTCCAACTTGTTCGGGAAAAGCATAGAAGAATGGAAATCTGCTATCAAACAATATAAAAGAATTCCCGGCATTCAAATCCTAGAGATACTTAAAGTAAGCTTTGATGCTTTGGAGGAAGAACAAAAGAATGTTTTCCTTGACATTGCCTGTTGCTTCAATAGATATGACTTGACAAAGGTTGAAGATATACTTCGTGCTCATTATGGTGATTGCATGAAATATCATATTGGAGTGTTGGTTgaaaaatctcttataaaaaagaagtttagttggtatggtagagtacctagagttACAATGCATGACTTGATTGAGGACATGGGAAAAGAAATTGTCAGGCAAGAATCACCGAAAGAGCCAGAGAAGCGCAGTAGACTATGGTTACCGGAAGATATAATTCATGTTTTGGAAGACAACAGG GGAACTAGTGAAATTGAAATCATATGTCTAGACTTCCCCAGCTTTGACAAAGAAGAAATAGTAGTAGAATTAAATACAAAGGCTTTCAAGAAGATGAAAAACCTCAAAACACTTATTATTAGAAATGGTAAATTTTCCAAAGGTCCCAAATATCTTCCAAATAACTTGAGAGTACTGGAATGGTGGAGATATCCTTCACATTGTTTACCATCTGATTTTCATCCGAAAAAACTTGCCATATGCAAGTTACCCTTTAGTTGTATTTCGTCATTTGAGTTGGATGGCTTATGGAAGGTAAGCTTAAAGAGTACATTTTCCACATCTTGTTATTTGATAAATTCACTTTTAAGATTATTCATTctgttcttatttcttttttgtttctgttttttttttttttggcagatGTTCGTGAATCTAAGAATATTGAATTTTGATAGGTGCGAAGGGTTAACACAGATTCCTGACGTATCTGGTCTGCCAAATTTAGAGGAATTTTCATTTGAATGCtgctttaatttaattacagttCACAATTCAATTGGTTTTCTGGATAAGCTTAAAATATTGAATGCTTTTAGATGCAAAAGGCTTAGAAGTTTTCCACCTATCAAGTTGACTTCTCTTGAAAAACTTAATCTTTCATTTTGTTACAGTCTTGAGAGTTTTCCAAAAATATTAGGAAAGATGGAAAACATAAGACAACTTTGTTTGTCAGAGTCTTCCATAACAGAATTgccattttcatttcaaaatctTGCTGGGCTTAGAGGATTAGAACTGCTCTTTTTAAGTCCTCATACAATTTTTAAGGTGCCAAGTAGCATTGTCCTGATGCCGGAACTGACTGTAATCCGCGCCCTGGGATTGAAAGGGTGGCAATGGCTAAAACAGGAAGAGGGTGAAGAAAAAACGGGGTCAATAGTATCTTCAATGGTAGAAATGCTTACTGTCTCAAGTTGCAACCTCtgtgatgaatttttttcaatagaTTTTACTTGGTTTGCACATATGAAGGAATTATGTCTATCCAAGAATAATTTCACAATCCTTCCTGAATGCATCAAAGAATGTCAATTTTTAAGGAAACTTGATGTATGTGGCTGCAAGCATCTTCGGGAAATTAGAGGGATTCCACCAAACTTAAAGCATTTCTTTGCAATAAACTGTAAATCATTGACTTCCTCAAGTATAAGAAAGTTCCTAAATCAG GAACTGCATGAGGCTGGAAACACTGTGTTTTGTTTGCCAGGTAAAAGGATTCCAGAGTGGTTCGATCAGCAAAGCAGGGGACCTTCAATTTCTTTCTGGTTTCGTAATAAGTTCCCTGACATGGTTCTTTGTCTTATTGTTGCACCCATTCGATCCCAATTTTTTCGTCCCGAGGTATTCATCAATGGCAATGAATGTTCCCCTTATAGTTGCTATTTCCAGAAAGGAATGCACCATGCATATCTTTGTGATCTACGAGAGATAGAATTCAGAAACAGTCCGTATGAGGTGCCTTTCGAAAATGGATGGAACCATGTGAATGTTACATGTCCTCGTTGTATAGATACCTATATCTACCCTGTTAAAATGGGAATCCATATATTTAAACAGGAACATGCCATGGAGGATGTTCGATTTACTGATCCTTTTATAGCAAGAGAAAATCAGACGATGATGTAG
- the LOC114390121 gene encoding TMV resistance protein N-like isoform X2, with protein sequence MALGSCSSSFNYDVFLSFRGADTRHGFTGNLYKALDDRGIYTFIDDEELQSGEEITPALLKAIQESRIAITVLSINYASSSFCLDELAYILECFKSKNLLVVPVFYNVDPSDVRHQKGSYGEALAKHQERFNHNMEKLEYWKKALHQVANLSGFHFKHGEGYEYEFIGRIVELVSSKINHAPLPVADYPIGLESRLLEVTKLLDVESDDGVYMIGIHGIGGIGKSTLAIAVYNLIACHFDGSCFLKDLREKSNKKGLQHLQSILLREILGEKEINLASVEQGASIIQHRLQRKKVLLILDDVDKHEQLQAIVGRPCWFGPGSRVIITTRDKQLLASHGVKRTYEVELLNENNALQLLTWKSFKTEKVDPSYKEVLNDVVIYASGLPLALEVIGSNLFGKSIEEWKSAIKQYKRIPGIQILEILKVSFDALEEEQKNVFLDIACCFNRYDLTKVEDILRAHYGDCMKYHIGVLVEKSLIKKKFSWYGRVPRVTMHDLIEDMGKEIVRQESPKEPEKRSRLWLPEDIIHVLEDNRGTSEIEIICLDFPSFDKEEIVVELNTKAFKKMKNLKTLIIRNGKFSKGPKYLPNNLRVLEWWRYPSHCLPSDFHPKKLAICKLPFSCISSFELDGLWKMFVNLRILNFDRCEGLTQIPDVSGLPNLEEFSFECCFNLITVHNSIGFLDKLKILNAFRCKRLRSFPPIKLTSLEKLNLSFCYSLESFPKILGKMENIRQLCLSESSITELPFSFQNLAGLRGLELLFLSPHTIFKVPSSIVLMPELTVIRALGLKGWQWLKQEEGEEKTGSIVSSMVEMLTVSSCNLCDEFFSIDFTWFAHMKELCLSKNNFTILPECIKECQFLRKLDVCGCKHLREIRGIPPNLKHFFAINCKSLTSSSIRKFLNQELHEAGNTVFCLPGKRIPEWFDQQSRGPSISFWFRNKFPDMVLCLIVAPIRSQFFRPEVFINGNECSPYSCYFQKGMHHAYLCDLREIEFRNSPYEVPFENGWNHVNVTCPRCIDTYIYPVKMGIHIFKQEHAMEDVRFTDPFIARENQTMM encoded by the exons ATGGCTTTGGGATCATGTTCCTCTTCCTTCAactatgatgttttcctcaGCTTCAGAGGCGCAGACACACGACATGGTTTTACCGGAAATCTTTACAAAGCTCTTGATGACAGGGGAATCTACACTTTCATTGATGATGAGGAGCTCCAGAGTGGAGAGGAAATAACACCAGCACTTCTGAAGGCAATTCAAGAGTCCAGGATTGCCATCACTGTGCTCTCTATAAATTATGCTTCTTCCTCATTTTGCTTAGATGAACTTGCCTACATTCTTGAGTGCTTTAAGAGCAAAAATCTGTTGGTTGTGCCAGTCTTTTATAACGTGGATCCTTCTGATGTCAGACACCAGAAAGGTAGTTATGGAGAAGCATTGGCTAAGCATCAGGAAAGGTTCAACCACAACATGGAGAAGTTGGAGTATTGGAAGAAGGCTCTGCATCAAGTAGCTAACTTGTCTGGCTTTCATTTCAAACACGG AGAAGGGTATGAATATGAGTTTATTGGGAGGATTGTTGAGTTGGTCTCCAGCAAGATCAATCATGCTCCTTTGCCTGTTGCGGATTACCCGATTGGACTAGAATCAAGATTACTAGAAGTAACAAAGCTTTTGGATGTTGAATCTGATGATGGTGTCTACATGATAGGGATCCATGGAATTGGTGGGATAGGAAAATCAACACTTGCTATAGCAGTTTATAATTTGATTGCTTGCCATTTTGATGGTTCATGTTTTCTTAaagatttgagagaaaaatcaaacaagaagGGGTTACAACACCTCCAGAGCATCCTTCTTCGGGAAATACTTGGAGAGAAGGAAATCAACTTAGCAAGTGTTGAACAAGGAGCTTCAATTATACAACATAGGCTTCAGCGAAAGAAGGTTCTCTTGATTTTAGATGATGTTGACAAGCATGAACAATTACAGGCTATTGTTGGAAGACCTTGTTGGTTTGGTCCAGGCAGTAGAGTCATCATCACCACTCGGGACAAACAACTGCTAGCATCTCATGGGGTTAAAAGAACATATGAAGTGGAACTATTGAATGAGAACAATGCTCTTCAATTGCTTACATGGAAATCTTTTAAAACCGAAAAGGTTGATCCAAGTTATAAGGAGGTCTTGAATGATGTAGTAATTTATGCTTCTGGCCTTCCATTAGCTTTGGAAGTGATAGGTTCCAACTTGTTCGGGAAAAGCATAGAAGAATGGAAATCTGCTATCAAACAATATAAAAGAATTCCCGGCATTCAAATCCTAGAGATACTTAAAGTAAGCTTTGATGCTTTGGAGGAAGAACAAAAGAATGTTTTCCTTGACATTGCCTGTTGCTTCAATAGATATGACTTGACAAAGGTTGAAGATATACTTCGTGCTCATTATGGTGATTGCATGAAATATCATATTGGAGTGTTGGTTgaaaaatctcttataaaaaagaagtttagttggtatggtagagtacctagagttACAATGCATGACTTGATTGAGGACATGGGAAAAGAAATTGTCAGGCAAGAATCACCGAAAGAGCCAGAGAAGCGCAGTAGACTATGGTTACCGGAAGATATAATTCATGTTTTGGAAGACAACAGG GGAACTAGTGAAATTGAAATCATATGTCTAGACTTCCCCAGCTTTGACAAAGAAGAAATAGTAGTAGAATTAAATACAAAGGCTTTCAAGAAGATGAAAAACCTCAAAACACTTATTATTAGAAATGGTAAATTTTCCAAAGGTCCCAAATATCTTCCAAATAACTTGAGAGTACTGGAATGGTGGAGATATCCTTCACATTGTTTACCATCTGATTTTCATCCGAAAAAACTTGCCATATGCAAGTTACCCTTTAGTTGTATTTCGTCATTTGAGTTGGATGGCTTATGGAAG atGTTCGTGAATCTAAGAATATTGAATTTTGATAGGTGCGAAGGGTTAACACAGATTCCTGACGTATCTGGTCTGCCAAATTTAGAGGAATTTTCATTTGAATGCtgctttaatttaattacagttCACAATTCAATTGGTTTTCTGGATAAGCTTAAAATATTGAATGCTTTTAGATGCAAAAGGCTTAGAAGTTTTCCACCTATCAAGTTGACTTCTCTTGAAAAACTTAATCTTTCATTTTGTTACAGTCTTGAGAGTTTTCCAAAAATATTAGGAAAGATGGAAAACATAAGACAACTTTGTTTGTCAGAGTCTTCCATAACAGAATTgccattttcatttcaaaatctTGCTGGGCTTAGAGGATTAGAACTGCTCTTTTTAAGTCCTCATACAATTTTTAAGGTGCCAAGTAGCATTGTCCTGATGCCGGAACTGACTGTAATCCGCGCCCTGGGATTGAAAGGGTGGCAATGGCTAAAACAGGAAGAGGGTGAAGAAAAAACGGGGTCAATAGTATCTTCAATGGTAGAAATGCTTACTGTCTCAAGTTGCAACCTCtgtgatgaatttttttcaatagaTTTTACTTGGTTTGCACATATGAAGGAATTATGTCTATCCAAGAATAATTTCACAATCCTTCCTGAATGCATCAAAGAATGTCAATTTTTAAGGAAACTTGATGTATGTGGCTGCAAGCATCTTCGGGAAATTAGAGGGATTCCACCAAACTTAAAGCATTTCTTTGCAATAAACTGTAAATCATTGACTTCCTCAAGTATAAGAAAGTTCCTAAATCAG GAACTGCATGAGGCTGGAAACACTGTGTTTTGTTTGCCAGGTAAAAGGATTCCAGAGTGGTTCGATCAGCAAAGCAGGGGACCTTCAATTTCTTTCTGGTTTCGTAATAAGTTCCCTGACATGGTTCTTTGTCTTATTGTTGCACCCATTCGATCCCAATTTTTTCGTCCCGAGGTATTCATCAATGGCAATGAATGTTCCCCTTATAGTTGCTATTTCCAGAAAGGAATGCACCATGCATATCTTTGTGATCTACGAGAGATAGAATTCAGAAACAGTCCGTATGAGGTGCCTTTCGAAAATGGATGGAACCATGTGAATGTTACATGTCCTCGTTGTATAGATACCTATATCTACCCTGTTAAAATGGGAATCCATATATTTAAACAGGAACATGCCATGGAGGATGTTCGATTTACTGATCCTTTTATAGCAAGAGAAAATCAGACGATGATGTAG
- the LOC114389636 gene encoding kunitz trypsin inhibitor 2-like: MKFMYLAFLLLFVFSSQFLLGGADASPRQVIDTEGKKVRAGVDYYIRPVPTTPCDGRGPCVVGSGYVLIARSSNHTCPLSVAVVEGFRGLAVTFKLVNPKKGVIRVSTDLNIKTSLTNTSCSESTVWKLDAFDDSTGQWFVTTGGVLGNPGKDTIDNWFKIEEYDDDYKLVFCPTVCNFCKPLCRNVGVFRDSNGNQRVALTDEPYKVRFQPSA, translated from the coding sequence ATGAAGTTTATGTATCTTGCATTCCTACTTCTATTTGTTTTCTCTAGCCAATTCTTGCTTGGAGGAGCAGATGCTTCCCCCAGACAAGTGATTGACACAGAAGGCAAGAAAGTTCGAGCTGGCGTAGATTACTATATCCGACCGGTCCCAACAACCCCATGTGATGGGCGTGGGCCGTGTGTGGTTGGAAGTGGCTATGTTCTCATAGCAAGGTCATCCAACCACACTTGCCCTCTTAGTGTTGCGGTGGTGGAGGGTTTCCGTGGCCTAGCAGTCACATTCAAACTTGTTAACCCTAAAAAAGGGGTCATTAGGGTTTCTACTGACTTGAACATCAAAACCTCCCTAACTAACACAAGTTGTAGTGAGTCCACGGTCTGGAAGCTAGATGCCTTTGATGATTCAACTGGACAGTGGTTTGTGACCACTGGTGGTGTGTTGGGAAACCCTGGCAAGGATACCATCGACAACTGGTTCAAGATTGAGGAGTATGATGATGATTACAAGCTCGTGTTTTGCCCCACAGTGTGCAACTTCTGCAAGCCTTTGTGTAGGAATGTTGGGGTGTTTAGGGATAGTAATGGGAACCAGCGCGTGGCTCTCACTGATGAGCCTTACAAAGTTAGGTTCCAGCCATCTGCTTGA